In Nicotiana tabacum cultivar K326 chromosome 21, ASM71507v2, whole genome shotgun sequence, one DNA window encodes the following:
- the LOC107766169 gene encoding uncharacterized protein LOC107766169, with protein sequence MGIWDFINSGKETVKGYTPDPVKKVYNTTYYYSDAAVRKIDDIVRVNGIQKLGQYIPDDEGRAKIVSFSTKFVKNASFFAVKEAANIFIPGGKAVAKIYSDTVREMETECQKKQDKSCIKENIGTNSSTSTTVRSDALRLLDGEKMLESRELKLGSENRVEADSFAHQTPEDVLRVFMMKEFMGTRYLDNLLVPDHRQQKKKP encoded by the exons ATGGGAATCTGGGACTTCATTAATTCCGGCAAAGAAACGGTGAAAGGATACACACCGGATCCGGTGAAGAAGGTCTATAATACTACCTATTATTACAGTGATGCTGCCGTTAGAAAGATCGACGACATCGTTAGAGTTAACGGCATACAGAAGCTGGGTCAGTACATACCCGATGATGAAGGTCGAGCTAAGATCGTTAGTTTCAGCACGAAATTCGTCAAAAATGCTTCATTTTTTGCCGTCAAAGAAGCAGCTAACATCTTCATTCCTG GTGGGAAGGCAGTTGCCAAAATTTACTCCGACACAGTTCGTGAAATGGAAACTGAGTGTCAAAAGAAACAAGACAAGTCATGTATCAAGGAAAACATTGGTACTAATTCAAGTACGAGTACCACTGTTCGTAGTGATGCTCTGAGATTGCTAGATGGGGAAAAGATGCTGGAAAGCAGAGAGCTGAAGTTAGGTTCTGAAAATAGAGTTGAGGCTGATTCATTTGCACATCAAACACCTGAAGATGTCCTAAGAGTCTTCATGATGAAGGAATTTATGGGCACTCGTTATCTCGACAATTTATTGGTTCCTGATCATCGACAACAGAAGAAGAAGCCGTAA